In one window of Deinococcus misasensis DSM 22328 DNA:
- a CDS encoding FAD-binding oxidoreductase, with protein MNPDLYPNSIAHLISNFDGAVLLPHMEEFTATSRIWNNAEQATPALVVRPQNTESVALALRFALGQGMPVAVRSGGHSPAGFGTVQDGMVIDTSGLKTFEVDPASARVTLGAGWTWGEVAEKLEAHGLAITAGDTGTVGVAGLAQGGGIGWMVRKHGLNVDRLLSVELVTHSGEVVRASQTENPELFWGLKGAGANFGIITRLEYQAHEGGLIYAGIVFYPGLEAEHVLTEYARLAQMAPEDLTTQVILMPAPPAPFVPAEAVGKPVVGIVGCCTGDLQVAEKVFQPFRELGHAVADLSGVMPYTGLFHLMAAGSEQGHCHTVRSGFMKELHPDFIPALVKACVLEMAPTQLVQLRVLGGKMARIPSGSAAFAHRDKNFLLLVSNMSPSREHLPDLWYETERMWTALEPFMGGMYGNFASSREAYKVQETYGLTHLERLSALKAQYDPQNVFARNMNVPAARSVLQL; from the coding sequence ATGAACCCAGACCTTTACCCCAACAGCATCGCTCACCTGATTTCCAACTTTGATGGAGCCGTTTTGCTTCCCCACATGGAAGAATTCACGGCCACCTCCCGAATCTGGAACAACGCTGAACAGGCCACCCCTGCACTGGTGGTGCGTCCACAGAACACCGAAAGCGTTGCTCTGGCCCTGCGTTTTGCCCTCGGACAGGGGATGCCTGTGGCGGTTCGCTCTGGAGGTCACAGCCCCGCAGGTTTTGGTACCGTGCAAGACGGCATGGTGATCGACACCTCTGGCCTGAAAACCTTCGAAGTGGATCCTGCCAGTGCCAGAGTTACCCTTGGCGCAGGCTGGACCTGGGGTGAGGTCGCCGAAAAACTCGAAGCACACGGCCTTGCCATCACCGCTGGAGATACCGGAACGGTGGGTGTGGCTGGACTCGCTCAGGGGGGAGGCATCGGTTGGATGGTCCGCAAGCACGGCCTGAACGTCGACCGTTTGCTGTCCGTTGAACTGGTGACCCACTCGGGCGAAGTGGTGCGTGCCTCCCAGACCGAAAACCCCGAGCTGTTCTGGGGCCTCAAAGGGGCCGGGGCCAATTTTGGCATCATCACCCGGCTGGAATACCAGGCCCACGAAGGTGGTCTGATTTACGCCGGAATCGTGTTTTACCCTGGTCTGGAAGCCGAACATGTACTCACCGAATACGCCCGACTGGCCCAGATGGCCCCAGAGGACCTCACCACACAGGTGATCCTCATGCCTGCCCCTCCTGCCCCATTCGTTCCTGCCGAAGCCGTGGGCAAACCCGTGGTGGGCATCGTGGGTTGCTGCACCGGAGACCTGCAAGTGGCCGAAAAAGTGTTCCAGCCTTTCCGCGAACTGGGTCATGCCGTTGCAGACCTTTCAGGGGTGATGCCTTACACCGGACTCTTTCACCTGATGGCTGCTGGATCAGAACAGGGACACTGTCACACGGTCCGCTCGGGCTTCATGAAAGAACTGCACCCGGATTTCATTCCAGCTCTGGTGAAAGCCTGTGTGCTGGAAATGGCCCCCACCCAACTGGTGCAACTCAGGGTGCTGGGTGGCAAAATGGCCCGCATCCCCTCTGGCAGTGCTGCTTTTGCCCACCGCGACAAGAACTTCTTGCTGCTGGTGTCCAACATGTCCCCCTCCAGAGAGCACCTGCCTGACCTCTGGTACGAAACCGAACGCATGTGGACGGCCCTTGAACCTTTCATGGGCGGAATGTACGGCAATTTCGCCAGCAGCCGTGAAGCCTACAAAGTGCAGGAAACGTACGGCCTGACCCATCTGGAACGCCTGTCTGCCCTGAAAGCCCAGTACGATCCGCAAAACGTCTTTGCCCGCAACATGAATGTGCCTGCTGCCCGCAGTGTGCTGCAACTCTGA